From the Pontibaca methylaminivorans genome, the window GGAACAGCGGGAACATGAGCCGGTCGGGCAGGGCCGAAACCAGCACCAGAACCATGACCGCAAGCGTCCAGAGTCCCTCGAGTCCAAGCGCCCATGTGGTGATGCGGCGCATCCCGAACCGTACCACGATCACCGCGTTCACAAGGCTCGCGCTGGCCGAAATGATGGCAATGGTCGCGAACCAGAAGGGAAAGCTCTCGGCCCGCAGGAAGATCACGTCATAGACCTGCTGCACCATGGTGATCATGGTAAAGATCATGCCGAGGCAGAGCCCCTGCACGATGATGGTGAGCCGCACCATCTTGTGCAGCATGAGTTCGCGCGCCGCCGCCACGAGCAGCGCGGGGCGGAACGGGCGGCGCGCCGGCACCGGCAGCGGCTCGCGCAGCCGCAGGCCGAGCCAGAGCACCGCAATCAGCGTGAACAGCACGAAACCGAGGAAGATCCCGCGCCAGCCGACAAGGACGATGATCCCGGTGCCGAGAAGCGGCGCAAAGGCCGGGAAGATCGCAAAGACCATCATCGCGATCGACATCATCCGCGCCATGACGCGGCCTGAATAAAGGTCGCGCATGATGGCCAGCGAGACCACCCGCGGCGCCGCCGCCCCGAGCCCCTGGACCACCCGTGCCGCGAGCATCACCTCGAGCGTCGGCGCGACCCATGCGGCGAAGGCCCCGATCACATAGATCACCGCGCCGGCATAGATCACCGGCTTGCGCCCGAAAGCGTCCGACAGCGGCCCGGTCACGAATGTTCCAAGCCCCATGCCCAGTACGAAGGCCGTGAGCACGAGCTGCGCGCGGTTGATGTCCCCGGGGCTCAGCTCGGCGCCGATCCGGGGCAGGGCGGGCAGCATCGAATCGATCGAAAAGGCGATCGTGGCGAATGTCATCGCGATCAGCGCGATGAATTCGGCCTGGCCCATTCTCTGGCCGCGTTCGGTAAGGGTCATGGTTTCCTCGGCAATGAATTGCCGCGCCTATCACGGGAACGGGGCAGGCGCCAGAAGGGGCTTGATCTTATCCTGACAGAAAGACTAAGAGATAAACCAGCGAGTCACCCGGGAGAGGCCGACAGATGAAAATCACGATGAAGATCACGGCGACAGGCCTTGCAGCGGTTCTGCTGGTTTCCGGCGCGGCTATGGCCGGGGCGGAAGATGCTGCGGCCCCGGACGCGGGCGGCAACGGACCGGGCATCAGCTACGCGCTGTTCGAGGACGTGGTGCCGCATATCGACCTCGAGCAATGCCCGGCCGGATATGCTGGTCAGGACGTGTTCTGCCGCCTGACCCTGGCCCATGACCAACTCAATCTCGTCGTTTTCTCGGAAGAGGGCGACCAGCCGATGATCGCGACCGAAAAGGTCGATCTGGATAAGACCGAGCTCGTCTTCTGAACTCGGCATGGCCGGTGCGGAGTGCTTCCTCCCTTCGCCGCACCGGCCGTTTATTCCGCCCCGCCCAAGAGTTCGGAAATCACCTCGAGCCAGAGCGCGGAGGGCTGTGCGCCCGGAACGGCGTGGCGCCCGGCAACGATGAAGGTCGGGACCGAACCGACGCCCATGCGGCGGGCCTCGGCATCGCGGTCGCGGATGTTTTCCACATCCGACCCCGATTGCAGCAGGCGCAGCACCACCGCCGCATCCATTCCGATCGAATCGGCGATGTCGGCCAGGGTCTCGTGATCGCCGATGTCGCGCCCCTCGACGAAATATGCGGCAAAGAGCGCATCAACGGCGGCGTTCTGGCGGTGTTCGATCCCGGCCCAGTGGATCAGCCGATGCGCGTCGAGCGTATTGGGCATGCGTTTCATCGCGGAAAGGTCGATCGTGAGCCCCGCGCGTTCGGCATGTTCCATCACCGGCAGATGCGCCTTCACGACCGCCTCCTCGTTGCCGAAACGGGCGCGAAGATATGCGCGCCGCTCCATGCCCTCGCGCGGCATCTCCGGGTTCAGCTGAAACGGGTGCCACTGGATCGCGAAGGGATTGTCCGGCGCTTCGGCCAGCGCCCGGTCGAGGCTGGCCTTGCCGATATAACACCACGGGCAGACGGGATCGGAGAAAATATCAAGCCTTGCAGGGAGTTCAGGGCGAGTGTTGATGTTTTCGCTCATGTTTGTTCCGCCTTGAAATGGGCCCGCAGCGCGCTGCGGCGCAGTTTTCCGTTCGCGCCGAGCGGCAGGTCGTCAAGATGCACGAAGGCGCGCGGCTGCTTGTAGCGGGCGAGGTTCTGCGCGCAATGGGCCTCGAGATTGGCCGCGGGCACGGGAACCGGGCCGGTGTAAAAGGCGACGATGATGCGCGTGTCGGGTTTGATCTCCACATCGGTGACGGCCGCCTGCCGGATGCCGGGATGGGCGTTCAGCACCTCTTCGACCTCGAGCGGGGAGACCCGAAAGCCTCCGGCGTTCATCATGTCGTCCCCGCGCCCGAGATAGGAGATCTGCCCGTCAGCGGCCATCGTTCCCTGGTCCCCGGTCAGGAACCATTCGCCCCGGAACCGGCTTTGCGTCGCCTCGTCCGCGCCGAGATAGCCGAGCATGAGCCCAGGATCGCGGCGCGAGACGGCGATGGTCCCGGCCTCGCCCAGCGGCAGCGGCTCCCCGCTGTCATCGGTGATGGCGACGCGGCGGCCTTTCTGCGGGCGCCCGAGCGTGCCCGACCCGACGGAAAATCCCGGGCCGGCGGAAATGAAGGTCGAACATTCCGACATGCCGAATGCCTCGTAAAGCGGGGTGCCGGTGGCCTTGCGCCAGGCGGCTTGCAGCGCGGGCGACAGCTTTTCCCCGGCGCAGATCCCGTGGCGCAGGTCGGGCAGGTCGATCTTTTCGCCCGACTGCAGGATCTTGCGGTAAACTCCGGGGGCGGCGGCAAATATCGTCGCGCGACTCTTGCGCAGCAGGGCCGGGAGCGCGGCAATCGTGGTTCCGGGCGATGGAATCAGCGCCGTCGCGCCGATGGTCCAGGGGTCCATGAGCCCGGTGCCGAGGGTGAAGGTCCAGTTGAACGCCCCGGCATGGAGCAGCCGGTCATCCGCGCGCAGCCCGTACCAGTCCTCGAACATCATCTGCCGCGCCCAGATCGCCCGGTGCGCATGGGCGACCGCCTGCGGCTGCCCCGATGTGCCCGAGGTATAGACCACATAGGCCATGCGATCCGCGTCGCCCATGGCATAGGCGCAGGGCGGGCCGCTGCGCATCGTTTGCAGCCGCCCGAGCGGTATCTCGTGCGGATGGGGCGCGCTGGCGACCGCGGGGTCGCGCAGCACCGCTTTGGGTGCAAGCGTTGCGATCAGCGCCGCGATCTCCGGCCCCGTCAGTTGCGCCGAGGCCGGAACCGGCACCAGCCCGGCGGCGATGGCGCCAAGATAGGCGATCGGGAAATCCACGCTGTTGCCGAGCCGCATGAGAACGATGTCGCCGGGGGCGAGCCCCTCGGCCAGAAGCCCGCTGCCCGTCGCCCGCACCGCCCGTTCAAGGTCGCGAAAGCTCCATTCCTGCGACTCCTGCGGCGCGCTGCCGCCAAGGAGCAGGAGCGCGGGCTTGTCCGGCCGTGCGCCGGCACGACCGAGCACATGGGCGGCCAGGTTGAACGGGGCAGGACAGGGCGGCGGTGGCCCTTCATCAAAGATGGACAGCATGTTCCGTGGCTAGAGGCGCCCGCCGGGCAATGCAAGGCCGGGCCGGCCGGTTCGGGGAGAGAGAAGCCGGAACGGAAAGGGGGCGGAAGAACGGGCCGCGGCATGGCCGCGCGAGCCTCAGCCGGAAAAGCCGGTGACTTCGCGGGTGAGGGATTCGAAAAAGAGGAAATCTTCGATTTCCTCCCGGGCTTCGGTCGTGGTGATGTTGTGCACCCGCGCGAGATAGGCCTCGAAACAGGCACGATCGGCGCGTGCGATCTCGATCGCGCTGTCCTCGATATGGGGAAACCGGGCCTTCATACGGATGAACCACAACCCGCCGCTGTTTGTGAGATCAGCCCACGTCATGAGATTCTACCGTAGCGCACCATGTGCCGACCCTCGTCGAAACCTCGCAGCCAATCATGTGCCAGATTCTGCAACAGCACAGATATTAGCACGCTGCAACGCAGAGAAAAGGCGATATTCCGCTGATATGGAACTCTTACGTCGCGTAAATGATCAGGTTCAGCCGGGCTCGTACCACCAGACATCGGGGAAAAAGCCGGGCTGGTCGCCATAGACGGGAAGCGTTTCAGGGTGACGCAGCTCTTTCCTGTGTGCGATTCGTCCCATGTCATACTGCCAGATCGGGATGACGTAGCGCCCGCTGGTCAGCACCCGGTCGAGCGCTCGGACCGCGGCGGTGAAATCCCCCGTGCTCTCGACCCGCAGCATGCGGTCGATCATGGCATCGACCGCCGGCGAATCGATGCCGGGCAGGTTGCGCGTGCCCGGAAGCTCGGCCCCTTCGCTGCCCCAGTAGAGCCGCTGTTCGTTTCCGGGGCTGAGCGAAAGATCGCGCCGGAAGGTGGTCACGTCGAAATCATACTGGGCGATGCGGGCCTCGTATTGCGCGTCGTCCACCGGCTGCACCCGCATGTCGATGCCGAGCCGCCCCAGCGCCTGCGAATAAAGGTTCATCACCGTCTGGTTGCCGGTATCCCCCTGCCGCAGCAGCACGGTGAAGGAAAACGGCCGTCCGTTTTCGTCGCGCAGGCGCCCGCCCCGGACCTGCCAGCCCGCATCCGCAAGCAGTCTTGCCGCCTTGCGCAGATTGCTGCGGTTGCGCGCCGTGCCGTCGCCCCGCGGCAGGGAATAGCCCTCGAGCGCCCCGGGCGGGAGGCTGTCCGCAAAGGGTTCGAGCAGCCCGCGCACCGCGCCCTGCGCCGGCCCCGGACCCATGGCGAGGTCGGAATTGTCGAAATAGGAGCGGATGCGCGGCTGCGTCCCCCCGGTCATGGTGTCGTTGATGTATTCGAAGTTGAAGGCCAGCAGCATCGCCTCGCGCACCCGCCAGTCATTGAACGGGGCGCGCCGGGTGTTCATGGCAAAGCCGGTCATGCCGGTCGGCCGGCCATGGGGGATTTCCGTCTTGACGATGTCGCCGCGCTGCACCGCCGGAAAGGTGTAGCGCCGTTCCCAGCGTTCGGCGTTGAATTCGCGCAGGGCGCTCAGTTCGCCGCCCTTGA encodes:
- a CDS encoding class I adenylate-forming enzyme family protein gives rise to the protein MLSIFDEGPPPPCPAPFNLAAHVLGRAGARPDKPALLLLGGSAPQESQEWSFRDLERAVRATGSGLLAEGLAPGDIVLMRLGNSVDFPIAYLGAIAAGLVPVPASAQLTGPEIAALIATLAPKAVLRDPAVASAPHPHEIPLGRLQTMRSGPPCAYAMGDADRMAYVVYTSGTSGQPQAVAHAHRAIWARQMMFEDWYGLRADDRLLHAGAFNWTFTLGTGLMDPWTIGATALIPSPGTTIAALPALLRKSRATIFAAAPGVYRKILQSGEKIDLPDLRHGICAGEKLSPALQAAWRKATGTPLYEAFGMSECSTFISAGPGFSVGSGTLGRPQKGRRVAITDDSGEPLPLGEAGTIAVSRRDPGLMLGYLGADEATQSRFRGEWFLTGDQGTMAADGQISYLGRGDDMMNAGGFRVSPLEVEEVLNAHPGIRQAAVTDVEIKPDTRIIVAFYTGPVPVPAANLEAHCAQNLARYKQPRAFVHLDDLPLGANGKLRRSALRAHFKAEQT
- a CDS encoding DsbA family oxidoreductase, with protein sequence MSENINTRPELPARLDIFSDPVCPWCYIGKASLDRALAEAPDNPFAIQWHPFQLNPEMPREGMERRAYLRARFGNEEAVVKAHLPVMEHAERAGLTIDLSAMKRMPNTLDAHRLIHWAGIEHRQNAAVDALFAAYFVEGRDIGDHETLADIADSIGMDAAVVLRLLQSGSDVENIRDRDAEARRMGVGSVPTFIVAGRHAVPGAQPSALWLEVISELLGGAE
- a CDS encoding extracellular solute-binding protein, yielding MNALAALLLGAMLSALAATVQAAPQHAMAMYGEPALPPDFVALPYANPDAPKGGRIVLGDTGKFDSLNPFVQKGTPPWQQSFWGYESLMGRSWDEPFTLYGLLAESVETPPDRSWVEFTLRDSARFSDGSPVTVEDVIWSFEILGSEGHLRYRSLARQIESIEQTGERKVRLTFSTNDRELPLIAGLRPILKKAQWEGRDFARASFDPIPIGSGPYVVSAYEAGRYVTFRRDPDYWGKDLPFRRGTHNFDEIRVEFYGDETVLFEAFKGGELSALREFNAERWERRYTFPAVQRGDIVKTEIPHGRPTGMTGFAMNTRRAPFNDWRVREAMLLAFNFEYINDTMTGGTQPRIRSYFDNSDLAMGPGPAQGAVRGLLEPFADSLPPGALEGYSLPRGDGTARNRSNLRKAARLLADAGWQVRGGRLRDENGRPFSFTVLLRQGDTGNQTVMNLYSQALGRLGIDMRVQPVDDAQYEARIAQYDFDVTTFRRDLSLSPGNEQRLYWGSEGAELPGTRNLPGIDSPAVDAMIDRMLRVESTGDFTAAVRALDRVLTSGRYVIPIWQYDMGRIAHRKELRHPETLPVYGDQPGFFPDVWWYEPG
- a CDS encoding MFS transporter translates to MTLTERGQRMGQAEFIALIAMTFATIAFSIDSMLPALPRIGAELSPGDINRAQLVLTAFVLGMGLGTFVTGPLSDAFGRKPVIYAGAVIYVIGAFAAWVAPTLEVMLAARVVQGLGAAAPRVVSLAIMRDLYSGRVMARMMSIAMMVFAIFPAFAPLLGTGIIVLVGWRGIFLGFVLFTLIAVLWLGLRLREPLPVPARRPFRPALLVAAARELMLHKMVRLTIIVQGLCLGMIFTMITMVQQVYDVIFLRAESFPFWFATIAIISASASLVNAVIVVRFGMRRITTWALGLEGLWTLAVMVLVLVSALPDRLMFPLFLLFQASVFLTAGMTIGNLNAMAMEPMGHIAGMAASVIGALSTVMAAVIAAPIGLLFDGTLRPMVGGILIMAAGGFLLMLRIRVIERREGRRPGGGSGGDAGGGSAPVA